A window of the Acipenser ruthenus chromosome 30, fAciRut3.2 maternal haplotype, whole genome shotgun sequence genome harbors these coding sequences:
- the sae1 gene encoding SUMO-activating enzyme subunit 1: MVEKEETLISEEEAAQYDRQIRLWGLDAQKRLRASRVLLVGMKGLGAEVAKNLILSGVKGITMLDHEQVTEDSVRAQFLIPAGSLDQNRAEASLERAQNLNPMVEVKADPERAEDKPDEFFLDFDAVCLTCCPRDLQVRLDQLCHKNNIKFFTGDVFGYHGFMFSDLGVEHHYVEEKPKVVKPERSDEPEAKKPKLDPKETTLVKKTASFCQLKKALEVDWTSEKAKSALKRTPTDYFLLQVLLKFRTDKGRDPVPESVGEDSELLLQIRNDVMEKLGVSVELLPDSFVSYCFSEMAPVCAVVGGVLGQELVKALSQRDAPHRNFFFFDGMKGSGVVDCLGVQ, encoded by the exons TCTCCGTGCATCCAGGGTGCTGCTTGTCGGGATGAAGGGTCTCGGAGCTGAAGTGGCTAAAAACCTCATCCTGTCTGGAGTGAAAGGGATAACCATGCTGGATCATGAGCAG GTTACAGAGGACTCAGTCCGAGCCCAGTTCCTCATCCCAGCGGGCTCTCTGGATCAGAACCGAGCTGAGGCTTCCCTGGAGCGAGCCCAGAACCTCAATCCCATGGTGGAGGTGAAGGCTGACCCAGAGAGAGCAGAGGACAAACCAGATGAATTCTTCTTGGATTTTGACGCT GTGTGCTTGACCTGTTGCCCGCGGGACCTCCAGGTGAGGCTGGACCAACTCTGCCACAAAAACAACATCAAGTTCTTCACCGGGGACGTGTTCGGATACCACGGCTTCATGTTCTCTGACCTGGGCGTGGAGCACCACTATGTGGA AGAGAAGCCCAAAGTGGTGAAACCAGAGAGGAGCGACGAGCCCGAGGCCAAGAAACCCAAACTGGACCCCAAAGAGACGACTCTGGTGAAGAAG ACGGCCAGTTTCTGTCAGCTGAAGAAGGCTCTGGAAGTTGACTGGACGAGCGAGAAAGCGAAATCTGCCCTCAAACGCACACCTACAGACTACTTCCTCCTTCAAG TGCTCCTGAAATTCCGCACGGATAAGGGGAGAGATCCTGTCCCGGAGAGTGTGGGAGAGGACTCGGAGCTGCTGCTTCAGATCCGCAACGATGTGATGGAGAAGCTGGGAGTGAGTGTGGAGCTGCTGCCGGACAGCTTCGTCAG TTACTGTTTCTCAGAAATGGCTCCTGTCTGTGCTGTGGTGGGAGGGGTCCTGGGGCAGGAGCTAGTCAAG GCTCTCTCCCAGAGGGATGCTCCTCACAGGAATTTCTTCTTCTTCGATGGGATGAAGGGCAGCGGTGTGGTGGACTGCCTGGGGGTCCAGTAA